One genomic segment of Sminthopsis crassicaudata isolate SCR6 chromosome 2, ASM4859323v1, whole genome shotgun sequence includes these proteins:
- the RNF24 gene encoding RING finger protein 24 isoform X1 has product MMSISMSSDFQHYTFRMPNIGFQNLPLNIYIVVFGTAIFVFILSLLFCCYLIRLRHQAHKEFYAYKQVILKEKVKELNLHEICAVCLEDFKPKDELGICPCKHAFHRKCLIKWLEVRKVCPLCNMPVLQLAQLHSKQDRGPPQGPLPGAENIV; this is encoded by the exons ATGATGAG CATATCCATGAGCTCTGATTTCCAGCATTATACTTTCAGAATGCCTAACATCGGGTTCCAGAATCTGCCTCTCAACATATACATTGTGGTTTTTGGCACTGCGATTTTTGTCTTCATACTTAGTTTACTCTTCTGTTGCTACTTAATCAG gCTAAGACATCAAGCCCACAAAGAATTTTACGCCTACAAACAG gttatattaaaagaaaaagtaaaagagctGAATTTGCATGAG ATCTGTGCAGTCTGTTTAGAAGATTTCAAGCCCAAAGATGAATTGGGAATCTGCCCGTGTAAGCATGCCTTCCACAGGAA GTGCCTCATCAAGTGGCTGGAGGTCCGGAAAGTGTGCCCACTGTGCAACATGCCGGTCCTGCAGCTGGCGCAGCTGCACAGTAAGCAGGACCGCGGCCCCCCACAGGGCCCCCTCCCCGGGGCTGAGAACATAGTCTAG
- the RNF24 gene encoding RING finger protein 24 isoform X2, producing MSSDFQHYTFRMPNIGFQNLPLNIYIVVFGTAIFVFILSLLFCCYLIRLRHQAHKEFYAYKQVILKEKVKELNLHEICAVCLEDFKPKDELGICPCKHAFHRKCLIKWLEVRKVCPLCNMPVLQLAQLHSKQDRGPPQGPLPGAENIV from the exons ATGAGCTCTGATTTCCAGCATTATACTTTCAGAATGCCTAACATCGGGTTCCAGAATCTGCCTCTCAACATATACATTGTGGTTTTTGGCACTGCGATTTTTGTCTTCATACTTAGTTTACTCTTCTGTTGCTACTTAATCAG gCTAAGACATCAAGCCCACAAAGAATTTTACGCCTACAAACAG gttatattaaaagaaaaagtaaaagagctGAATTTGCATGAG ATCTGTGCAGTCTGTTTAGAAGATTTCAAGCCCAAAGATGAATTGGGAATCTGCCCGTGTAAGCATGCCTTCCACAGGAA GTGCCTCATCAAGTGGCTGGAGGTCCGGAAAGTGTGCCCACTGTGCAACATGCCGGTCCTGCAGCTGGCGCAGCTGCACAGTAAGCAGGACCGCGGCCCCCCACAGGGCCCCCTCCCCGGGGCTGAGAACATAGTCTAG